One genomic region from Leptolyngbyaceae cyanobacterium JSC-12 encodes:
- a CDS encoding theronine dehydrogenase-like Zn-dependent dehydrogenase (IMG reference gene:2510094827~PFAM: Alcohol dehydrogenase GroES-like domain; Zinc-binding dehydrogenase): MLAALLYGKEDLRLEQVEPPAPGVGEIVVQVKAATTCGTDLKVWRRGGHAKMLTLPTLFGHEAAGEIAAIGEGITGWRVGDRVVANNSAPCMECFFCQKEEYSLCQNLLFNNGTFAEYLKIPAPIVQHNLLPIPDGVPFELASMTEPLACVLHGAARSNVKLGDRVVVLGDGAIGLMFVAVLASGEGNWLPVSQVSFSSPQFAEVILLGGNDERLTIGEKLGAAKTFNYKQVSDVPALVKQLTDGWGADVVVEATGIPAVWEMAIACARPGATVNLFGGCPRDTAINVNTEQLHYSELTLKGVFHNTPQFVRSALNLLASRTVPFDLLISGSASLKDLGQVFEEMKQRKVIKVAIAPDRS; encoded by the coding sequence ATGTTAGCAGCGTTGTTGTACGGAAAAGAAGATTTGCGGTTGGAGCAGGTTGAACCACCAGCACCCGGGGTTGGAGAGATTGTAGTACAGGTGAAGGCAGCGACAACGTGTGGAACAGACTTAAAGGTGTGGCGAAGAGGTGGACATGCAAAGATGCTAACGCTTCCAACCTTGTTTGGGCATGAGGCAGCGGGCGAAATCGCTGCAATTGGGGAAGGCATTACAGGTTGGCGTGTTGGCGATCGCGTTGTTGCCAACAATTCTGCCCCATGCATGGAGTGTTTTTTCTGTCAAAAAGAAGAATATTCCCTCTGCCAGAATTTGCTGTTTAATAATGGCACCTTTGCCGAATATCTGAAAATTCCGGCACCAATTGTTCAACACAATCTATTGCCCATTCCCGATGGCGTCCCCTTTGAATTGGCGTCGATGACAGAACCTCTAGCGTGTGTCTTGCATGGAGCAGCTCGCTCTAATGTAAAGCTGGGCGATCGCGTCGTGGTGCTGGGCGATGGAGCAATCGGACTAATGTTTGTTGCGGTGCTTGCATCTGGTGAGGGAAACTGGCTGCCTGTTTCCCAGGTTTCGTTTTCCTCCCCTCAGTTTGCAGAGGTAATTTTGTTGGGTGGTAACGATGAACGCTTAACGATTGGGGAAAAACTGGGCGCTGCAAAAACGTTTAATTACAAGCAAGTGAGTGACGTTCCAGCTCTGGTCAAACAGTTAACTGATGGGTGGGGGGCCGATGTGGTGGTTGAAGCAACGGGTATTCCCGCTGTTTGGGAAATGGCGATCGCTTGTGCTCGTCCAGGGGCAACTGTCAACCTGTTCGGTGGCTGCCCACGAGATACCGCTATTAACGTGAATACCGAGCAACTGCACTATAGTGAATTAACGCTAAAAGGCGTTTTTCACAACACCCCCCAATTTGTCCGTTCGGCACTTAACTTGTTAGCCAGTCGAACAGTACCGTTCGATCTACTCATTAGTGGGTCAGCCTCTCTTAAGGATTTGGGGCAAGTTTTTGAAGAGATGAAGCAACGTAAGGTAATCAAGGTTGCGATCGCCCCTGACCGATCCTAA
- a CDS encoding hypothetical protein (IMG reference gene:2510094828), whose amino-acid sequence MRSVHTCSQVSWLKIGAIAAIAVAAFSGVVVLQRSRLNQPSLWLNDPVQATEQEKFRLELLKQTPSFGFDNLFADWVFLNFLQYYGDDEARDKTGYALSPEYFDIVTRRDPRFAGIYIFLSNSVSHQAGRPELAVEMMRRGTDALSPQIDPLAFQVWRFMSLDQLLLLGDISGAVRSLEMAAQWVEGTPHAELNSVFRQTAEFLRKDPNSKPVRVSAWAAIYQQAAAVGDQQTQDRAKREIFQLGGKIFEKDGRLVVQPPPSTPTKSGNSSK is encoded by the coding sequence ATGAGATCTGTCCATACCTGTTCTCAAGTCTCCTGGCTCAAGATTGGTGCGATCGCCGCGATCGCAGTGGCTGCGTTCTCTGGTGTAGTTGTACTCCAGCGCTCTCGCTTAAATCAGCCCTCCCTTTGGCTAAACGATCCTGTCCAGGCGACTGAACAAGAAAAATTCAGACTTGAATTATTGAAGCAAACTCCGAGCTTTGGCTTCGACAATCTTTTTGCTGATTGGGTCTTTCTGAATTTTCTTCAGTACTACGGAGATGATGAGGCGCGTGACAAAACAGGTTATGCCTTAAGTCCAGAGTATTTTGATATTGTGACCCGTCGTGACCCTCGATTTGCTGGGATCTATATCTTTCTATCTAACAGTGTTTCTCATCAAGCAGGCAGACCGGAATTAGCAGTTGAAATGATGCGACGGGGCACTGATGCACTGTCTCCACAAATTGATCCGCTGGCTTTCCAAGTTTGGCGGTTTATGAGCCTAGATCAATTGTTGCTGTTGGGTGATATTTCTGGTGCAGTGCGATCGCTAGAAATGGCAGCCCAGTGGGTAGAGGGAACTCCTCACGCTGAATTAAACTCTGTTTTTCGCCAAACTGCCGAATTTTTACGTAAAGACCCTAATAGTAAGCCAGTTCGCGTGTCTGCATGGGCAGCGATATATCAGCAGGCAGCAGCCGTTGGTGATCAGCAAACTCAAGACCGGGCAAAGCGAGAAATTTTTCAGTTGGGCGGGAAGATCTTTGAGAAGGATGGCAGATTAGTTGTTCAACCGCCACCAAGCACTCCAACAAAGTCAGGGAACTCATCTAAGTAA